One part of the Tunicatimonas pelagia genome encodes these proteins:
- a CDS encoding M20/M25/M40 family metallo-hydrolase translates to MKISALLLLSLYLQASTFAQTLSSDKITTLAHQQLPTAWSDFRSLLSLPNDAHYPKDIEPNIAWLDSAFQTRQFQTQRLSTKGEIPLLLAERQFAPSGKTVLIYLQADGQPVDPTRWNQPHPFTPVLKAQTEDGSWQELDWQQLAPEADYEDWRVFARSASDAKGPIIMFLAALDAMQQAGFTPNYNIKVVIDFEEELGSPHLPAAVKVHQEVLAADMLIIYDGPPHISNQPTLKFGARGIATITLTVYGPRVPQHSGHYGNYAPNPGFRLSHLLASMKNEDGRVTIPGFYDGIDLSADTKSTLQQVPDDEAAIQQKLGIAETDKVGATYQEALQYPSLNIRGLSSGWVAQRVRTIVPSTATAEIDIRLVMESDPERLIRLVREHVEQQGYYLVDSLPTDDERMKYPKIAFFRSQISYPAFRTKLDSEVGNWLSAALAHHFGENPIKIRTTGGSVPIAPFVNTLGIPAVIVPTVNPDNNQHSPNENLRLGNLTRGIETYLAILAQPLP, encoded by the coding sequence ATGAAAATAAGCGCACTCTTGTTACTTAGCTTGTATCTACAGGCTAGCACTTTTGCTCAAACGTTATCTTCCGACAAAATTACGACCCTCGCTCATCAGCAACTCCCAACTGCCTGGAGTGATTTCCGCTCATTACTTAGCCTTCCCAACGATGCTCATTACCCGAAGGATATTGAACCCAATATTGCGTGGCTGGATAGTGCATTTCAAACTCGCCAATTTCAAACGCAACGACTTTCCACCAAAGGTGAAATTCCACTGCTGTTAGCTGAACGCCAATTTGCCCCTTCGGGAAAAACGGTTTTAATCTATCTGCAAGCGGATGGGCAGCCCGTAGATCCTACCCGCTGGAATCAACCCCACCCTTTTACCCCAGTACTCAAAGCCCAAACCGAGGATGGTAGCTGGCAGGAACTGGATTGGCAACAGCTAGCTCCCGAAGCTGATTACGAAGACTGGCGCGTGTTTGCCCGATCGGCATCGGATGCCAAGGGACCGATCATTATGTTTCTGGCGGCACTAGATGCTATGCAGCAAGCAGGGTTTACTCCTAATTATAATATTAAGGTAGTTATTGATTTTGAAGAAGAATTAGGTTCGCCTCATCTGCCGGCGGCAGTAAAAGTACATCAAGAAGTCCTGGCGGCCGATATGCTGATTATTTACGACGGCCCGCCCCATATTTCTAATCAACCTACGTTGAAGTTTGGTGCCCGGGGCATTGCGACTATCACGCTGACGGTCTACGGCCCAAGGGTTCCGCAGCACAGTGGGCACTACGGAAACTACGCTCCCAATCCGGGCTTTCGGCTTAGTCATCTGCTGGCATCTATGAAAAACGAGGATGGCCGGGTAACTATTCCGGGTTTTTACGATGGAATTGACCTTAGTGCAGACACCAAAAGCACACTTCAGCAGGTACCCGACGATGAAGCCGCGATTCAGCAAAAATTAGGTATTGCTGAAACTGATAAAGTGGGCGCAACCTATCAGGAAGCTTTGCAGTATCCGTCACTCAATATTCGGGGACTATCTTCGGGCTGGGTAGCCCAGCGGGTACGAACGATTGTTCCTAGCACAGCCACTGCCGAGATCGATATTCGCCTAGTGATGGAAAGTGACCCCGAACGCTTGATCCGTCTGGTGAGAGAGCATGTTGAGCAACAGGGCTACTATTTAGTAGATAGTTTACCTACTGACGATGAGCGGATGAAGTATCCCAAAATTGCGTTCTTTCGCTCTCAAATTTCCTATCCGGCCTTTCGCACCAAGCTAGATAGTGAGGTAGGAAATTGGCTCTCGGCAGCCCTAGCGCATCACTTCGGTGAAAACCCAATTAAAATTCGTACTACGGGCGGTTCAGTACCTATTGCTCCCTTTGTCAATACGCTGGGCATTCCAGCGGTGATTGTGCCTACCGTTAATCCCGATAACAATCAGCACAGCCCTAACGAAAACCTGCGCTTAGGTAATCTGACTCGAGGTATTGAAACCTATCTGGCTATTTTGGCCCAGCCATTGCCCTAA
- a CDS encoding PAS domain S-box protein yields the protein MTRSTKFLKQVAYHSREPMVELNQHGVIQNANRVAEQLFKLEKYGANSFSSLKLLGLEGKHFDWEYLINNLSLLPKIVTYSLGSNTTTYLFSLSADTDAHQNEPAYFLVLSPIVGNGNEVETYRVAEEKFYKVFHLSPDAISITRVADGLFIDVNEGFVQLTGYQREELIGNTVLNIGLWNVLPEREKLTNDLLNNGKSFMEASYRIKGGELAEGQINARIITINGEDCLISVVRDLRQQKAVERVLREREEQLKIINRATNDAVWDWNLTSDTLTWNGGMERIFGYKPEQIEPKIQWWEQHIHPEDQQRVMNRIRYFIEKKQEQWFDKYRFLRSDNSYAYVYDKGSILQDENHRVIRMIGGMVDITDRVLAEESLLIRNQQIAEYSFFNSHKVRAPLSRLLGLTHLLQEDLVSDNEQRSIIEKVRLAGEEIDEMIKEIAKIFY from the coding sequence TTGACACGATCTACTAAATTTCTGAAACAGGTTGCTTATCATAGTCGCGAGCCTATGGTTGAGCTTAATCAACACGGAGTAATACAAAATGCCAATCGGGTGGCTGAGCAGCTATTCAAACTAGAAAAGTACGGAGCTAACTCTTTTTCCAGCTTAAAGTTACTAGGCTTAGAGGGCAAGCATTTCGATTGGGAGTATCTTATTAATAACCTATCGCTTTTGCCGAAGATTGTAACATACTCTCTCGGCTCAAATACCACCACTTATCTTTTCTCACTTTCAGCTGATACGGATGCTCACCAAAATGAACCGGCTTACTTTTTGGTGCTTAGTCCAATTGTGGGCAATGGTAATGAGGTAGAAACCTATCGCGTAGCGGAAGAGAAGTTTTATAAAGTGTTTCACTTGAGCCCCGATGCTATTAGCATTACTCGAGTTGCTGATGGGCTGTTTATCGATGTGAACGAAGGCTTTGTGCAACTTACGGGATACCAGCGAGAAGAGTTGATTGGTAATACTGTACTAAATATTGGTTTGTGGAACGTGCTGCCAGAGCGGGAAAAGCTAACCAATGATCTATTAAACAACGGAAAAAGCTTCATGGAAGCTAGCTACCGCATTAAAGGTGGAGAGTTAGCGGAAGGACAAATTAACGCTCGTATTATCACAATTAACGGGGAAGACTGCTTGATTAGTGTCGTACGTGACTTACGTCAGCAAAAAGCCGTTGAGCGAGTTCTTCGGGAGCGGGAAGAACAATTGAAAATAATCAATCGGGCAACAAACGATGCGGTTTGGGACTGGAATTTGACGAGTGATACGCTCACCTGGAATGGAGGAATGGAGCGCATCTTTGGGTACAAACCGGAGCAGATAGAACCGAAAATACAGTGGTGGGAGCAACATATTCATCCGGAAGATCAGCAACGGGTAATGAACCGTATCCGTTATTTTATTGAGAAAAAGCAAGAGCAATGGTTTGATAAGTACCGTTTCCTACGTAGCGATAACTCTTATGCGTATGTGTACGATAAGGGTAGTATTCTTCAAGATGAGAACCACCGAGTCATTCGCATGATAGGCGGGATGGTCGACATTACCGATCGGGTGTTGGCAGAAGAAAGCCTACTGATTCGGAACCAGCAAATTGCGGAATATTCTTTCTTTAACTCCCATAAGGTGCGAGCACCATTGAGTCGCTTACTGGGGCTTACTCACTTATTGCAGGAAGACCTTGTCTCTGATAATGAGCAACGAAGCATTATTGAAAAAGTCCGTCTGGCTGGGGAGGAGATCGACGAAATGATCAAAGAGATTGCGAAGATATTTTACTAA
- a CDS encoding DUF6787 family protein, with protein sequence MKKEVAVASTLEKPSFLQKLQSKWKLESIGQVILVLIVFSLTGTTVVMLRKAFFGWIGFDEFTPFWVKTVTYILFVMPAYQVLLLAYGALVGQFQFFWEKEKKMARGIKRLFSR encoded by the coding sequence ATGAAAAAAGAAGTAGCCGTAGCATCAACATTAGAAAAGCCCTCATTCTTACAGAAGTTACAGAGCAAATGGAAGTTAGAAAGTATCGGACAGGTTATTTTAGTTCTTATTGTATTCTCATTAACTGGTACCACGGTGGTAATGCTTCGCAAGGCCTTCTTTGGTTGGATTGGATTTGATGAGTTTACTCCCTTCTGGGTAAAAACCGTGACTTACATACTATTTGTAATGCCTGCTTACCAAGTTTTGTTGCTGGCCTACGGCGCATTAGTAGGGCAATTTCAGTTCTTTTGGGAGAAAGAGAAAAAGATGGCGCGAGGAATCAAGCGGCTTTTTTCTCGGTAG
- a CDS encoding DM13 domain-containing protein yields the protein MLFKNLFLSAFMIVGMLAMVSCEDDTETVTETIDSSVPTGDLMVQRQGTFVDQNNKSTAGMVQVGTDQDGESFLRFGNDFTTDLATGTVTIYFSTSDELIRDAGAGNPNVKLVGAVQGTGEDFFKLSSAPENRFTHVILWCESVGIPFGNAQLQ from the coding sequence ATGTTGTTTAAGAACTTATTTCTCTCTGCCTTTATGATTGTTGGAATGCTAGCGATGGTAAGCTGCGAAGACGATACCGAAACAGTTACCGAAACCATTGACTCCTCGGTACCTACTGGTGACTTGATGGTTCAGCGCCAGGGCACTTTTGTTGACCAAAATAATAAATCAACCGCTGGGATGGTTCAAGTTGGTACCGATCAGGATGGAGAATCTTTTCTGCGCTTTGGTAATGATTTTACTACTGATTTGGCTACTGGCACAGTAACTATCTACTTTTCTACTTCTGATGAGCTAATAAGAGATGCCGGTGCCGGAAACCCTAATGTAAAACTGGTAGGTGCAGTCCAAGGTACGGGTGAAGACTTTTTTAAGTTATCCAGCGCTCCTGAGAATAGGTTTACACACGTAATTCTGTGGTGCGAATCGGTGGGAATACCGTTTGGAAATGCCCAACTACAGTAA
- a CDS encoding YtxH domain-containing protein has product MEISSIFTRKKKKAPAYLSLDALKDVSVVTGVILALNKAVKAKLNEQRYDLFRSRREEKKQQNALLIMAGLLGGIVAGAVAALLVAPQSGNEFRGRISGMFGNGHNEESAIEQASEKAEELAETAKQKAERAERNISDN; this is encoded by the coding sequence ATGGAAATTTCAAGTATTTTTACCCGTAAAAAGAAGAAGGCACCAGCCTATTTATCATTAGATGCGCTTAAAGATGTAAGTGTGGTGACTGGTGTAATACTAGCTTTAAACAAGGCCGTTAAGGCCAAGCTGAACGAGCAGCGTTATGATCTGTTCAGAAGCCGCCGCGAGGAGAAAAAGCAACAGAACGCTTTGTTAATTATGGCGGGCTTATTGGGCGGTATCGTTGCAGGAGCAGTGGCTGCCCTGCTGGTAGCACCGCAGTCGGGCAACGAGTTTCGGGGGCGTATCTCAGGGATGTTTGGTAATGGACACAACGAAGAATCCGCTATTGAGCAAGCTTCCGAAAAGGCCGAAGAACTGGCCGAAACAGCTAAGCAGAAGGCCGAACGCGCCGAACGGAATATTAGCGATAACTAG
- a CDS encoding SWIM zinc finger family protein, with product MQLPITHHSLESMASAESFARGEDYYHYNSVENIVFDGQRFSAKVQGTYPYQVEISGSPTDTYTHCSCPYDWGGICKHIVAVGLAILDGKFEDESDEYDDAEVAETETISLKNFTALFDRTEDITKLSFLQQLLSQNTQLKTQFVKYVAAQQQRPVESLLDDRVLQIEKVKEEVSVVLESLTFDEEDLFPPGYYENGGYYDEWSDAEEGGDKIIQKGLASYLKQAKYYFQQGELAQGLSIVLGIYESVFSITSPSSDPLSIVEDYPERIKEVLNEQLTPLFQSLQTTVKAELEIEAAVDLLFSRYQYYEVNPAPSKNGTEGIYYLKDFEAFLLAMIVDPSMARFLLQRMREEDVVDVDTAHVVLRVAETLQDDTLWIKTAQEFLDFDNTLAQPLLEKYHQLDKTEDFLQTAQRAFQQFPEQTARYLAEKLSPELSLDFYKKVYSYLVKQGGQVEYYQSVRPHLSESEKNRLIQAVKTNDVYYVQLLALEEQHEEILRHVQNRTGLDYGFEKLIEPILSVYPARCFVILEKKCWQAIELRGRSVYRMIARWLQLMQQIPGHRDEAEALASQFYHHKPNLPALRDEMRKAGVATSASYR from the coding sequence ATGCAACTACCTATTACTCATCATTCGTTGGAAAGTATGGCCTCGGCCGAGAGCTTTGCTCGGGGAGAAGACTACTACCATTATAATTCAGTAGAAAATATAGTTTTTGACGGTCAGCGATTCTCCGCCAAAGTGCAAGGCACGTATCCGTATCAGGTTGAGATTAGCGGCTCCCCTACCGATACATATACGCACTGTAGTTGCCCTTACGATTGGGGCGGCATCTGCAAGCACATTGTAGCCGTAGGATTAGCTATTCTTGATGGTAAATTTGAAGACGAATCGGATGAGTACGATGATGCTGAAGTAGCAGAGACCGAAACCATATCGCTAAAAAATTTTACTGCGCTGTTTGATCGCACCGAAGATATTACGAAGCTCAGCTTTCTCCAGCAACTTCTATCCCAAAATACCCAACTCAAAACCCAATTCGTAAAATACGTAGCTGCTCAACAGCAACGTCCGGTAGAGTCACTATTAGACGATCGGGTGCTCCAGATTGAGAAGGTAAAAGAAGAGGTCTCCGTTGTGCTAGAATCGTTAACTTTTGATGAAGAAGACCTTTTTCCGCCGGGGTATTACGAAAACGGTGGTTACTACGACGAATGGAGCGATGCCGAAGAAGGAGGAGATAAAATCATTCAAAAGGGATTGGCTTCTTATCTTAAGCAGGCTAAATATTACTTTCAGCAGGGAGAACTCGCTCAAGGACTCAGCATAGTTTTGGGTATTTACGAGAGTGTTTTCTCGATCACCTCCCCTAGTAGTGACCCATTAAGCATAGTAGAAGATTATCCGGAACGGATTAAAGAGGTGCTAAACGAACAGCTAACTCCCCTGTTTCAATCTTTACAAACCACAGTAAAAGCTGAGCTTGAAATTGAGGCTGCGGTAGATTTGTTATTTTCCCGTTATCAGTACTACGAAGTGAACCCGGCACCTTCCAAAAACGGAACAGAAGGAATTTACTATCTCAAAGACTTTGAAGCTTTTTTACTGGCCATGATTGTTGATCCGTCTATGGCTCGCTTCCTTCTTCAGCGAATGCGGGAAGAAGATGTAGTAGATGTAGATACCGCACACGTAGTGTTGCGCGTTGCTGAAACGCTTCAAGATGATACGCTGTGGATTAAAACTGCTCAGGAGTTTCTGGATTTTGATAATACCTTAGCCCAACCATTGCTAGAAAAATATCATCAGCTAGATAAAACCGAAGATTTTCTGCAAACCGCTCAACGAGCATTTCAGCAATTTCCTGAGCAAACTGCTCGCTATTTGGCCGAAAAACTGAGTCCTGAGCTAAGCCTGGATTTTTACAAAAAAGTATATTCCTACCTTGTGAAGCAAGGCGGTCAGGTTGAGTATTACCAATCTGTTCGCCCTCACCTTAGCGAAAGCGAAAAAAACAGGCTCATCCAGGCTGTGAAGACGAACGATGTTTATTACGTTCAGCTACTAGCACTGGAAGAACAGCACGAAGAAATTCTTCGGCACGTACAGAACCGTACCGGGCTAGATTATGGCTTTGAAAAACTTATTGAGCCTATTCTCTCGGTATATCCGGCGCGTTGTTTTGTGATTTTAGAAAAAAAGTGCTGGCAAGCAATTGAATTGCGCGGACGCTCAGTGTACCGCATGATTGCCCGATGGCTACAACTCATGCAGCAGATTCCGGGTCACCGCGACGAAGCTGAGGCATTGGCTAGCCAGTTTTACCATCACAAGCCCAACTTACCAGCTCTTCGCGACGAGATGCGAAAAGCCGGCGTTGCTACTTCGGCTAGTTATCGCTAA
- a CDS encoding helix-turn-helix domain-containing protein, which yields MKGKKRYITLDEKQRKELLAGFKTGKKPVFRMRCHLILLSDQGHGVQQIAELYQLSRQSVANWFTRYEQGGITALHTIQGRGRRPILRIDNAVEVQQVEQLVDRHPQTLRPVLVALSQQGKVLSKRTLQRFLKRLDGNGSGSEEVR from the coding sequence ATGAAAGGTAAGAAAAGATATATTACTTTGGATGAGAAGCAACGCAAAGAATTACTGGCGGGCTTCAAAACTGGCAAAAAACCCGTCTTCAGAATGCGTTGCCATTTGATTCTGCTCAGTGATCAGGGGCATGGTGTCCAGCAGATTGCCGAGCTATATCAACTAAGTCGGCAAAGCGTGGCGAACTGGTTCACACGCTACGAGCAAGGAGGCATTACGGCTTTGCATACAATACAAGGTAGAGGTAGACGGCCTATTTTACGTATTGACAATGCGGTAGAAGTCCAGCAGGTTGAACAGTTGGTTGATCGGCATCCACAAACACTTCGGCCGGTCTTAGTTGCTTTGAGTCAACAAGGGAAGGTGCTATCTAAGCGAACGTTGCAGCGATTTTTAAAAAGATTGGACGGAAATGGAAGCGGTTCCGAAGAAGTCCGTTAG
- a CDS encoding IS630 family transposase — translation MGRKWKRFRRSPLGQPDQKIYEQKCQQLVILHTLAALGYIDLRFGDETGFSMAPSVPYGWLPVGSQRAIRSDSERVTNVFGLMNRRQQLSSYPTQGHINAEFIIQCLDNFCTTIPQLTVVVLDNASWHTARAIQARREAWQEQGLFLFYLPTYSPHLNPIEILWRKIKYEWLKPEAYSSKEQLQQAIFNILRQFGTEFQINFSLT, via the coding sequence ATTGGACGGAAATGGAAGCGGTTCCGAAGAAGTCCGTTAGGCCAACCCGATCAGAAAATATATGAACAGAAGTGTCAACAACTCGTGATATTACACACGTTAGCTGCCTTGGGCTATATTGATTTGCGATTTGGCGATGAAACTGGCTTTTCCATGGCTCCCTCCGTTCCTTATGGTTGGCTGCCAGTAGGAAGCCAACGGGCGATCCGTTCCGACAGTGAGCGGGTCACCAATGTGTTTGGTCTGATGAACAGGCGCCAGCAATTGAGCAGCTATCCTACCCAAGGGCATATCAATGCAGAATTTATCATTCAGTGCCTAGACAATTTCTGCACCACAATCCCCCAACTGACAGTTGTGGTACTAGACAACGCTTCATGGCATACGGCCCGAGCTATTCAAGCTAGAAGAGAAGCATGGCAAGAGCAAGGGCTTTTTCTGTTTTATTTGCCTACGTATAGTCCGCACCTGAACCCCATTGAGATACTATGGCGAAAGATCAAGTATGAGTGGCTAAAGCCTGAAGCCTATAGCTCCAAAGAACAGCTACAGCAAGCGATCTTCAATATCCTGAGACAGTTTGGAACCGAGTTTCAAATCAACTTCTCACTCACCTAA
- a CDS encoding SIMPL domain-containing protein, whose protein sequence is MLHYLSAIILLFCVSLTSFAQSEEEPMVKKIEVTGQAEEEVVPDEIYFAITLKEYLGDNKKKVVIDKLERELYQAVRKVGVAEEDLRVEDIQSYNYNWYRRNRPQREEFLASKKYTIKFEKLDEVNDLFAYLDAKGIQSTDIDRYDHSRRDEFERDLKIKALQNAKEKAKYLLNGIDENLGGVLEVTEINTGNQSPTYYREMSYARMDMAEAESSQDPSIEFQKIKLRYEVRAVFEIR, encoded by the coding sequence ATGTTACACTACTTATCCGCAATCATCTTACTATTTTGTGTTTCGCTCACTAGCTTTGCCCAATCCGAAGAAGAACCGATGGTAAAAAAAATTGAAGTAACTGGTCAGGCTGAAGAAGAAGTTGTTCCCGATGAAATCTATTTCGCTATTACCCTGAAAGAATATCTGGGTGATAATAAAAAGAAGGTAGTGATTGATAAATTAGAGCGAGAGCTTTACCAAGCCGTGCGTAAAGTAGGCGTAGCTGAAGAAGACCTTCGCGTGGAAGATATTCAGAGCTATAATTACAATTGGTACCGTCGCAATCGTCCGCAGCGCGAAGAATTTTTAGCAAGCAAAAAGTACACAATTAAATTTGAGAAGTTGGATGAAGTTAACGACTTGTTTGCCTACTTAGACGCTAAGGGAATTCAAAGCACCGATATTGATCGTTACGATCACTCCCGTCGCGACGAATTTGAGCGCGATCTAAAAATTAAGGCTCTACAAAACGCTAAAGAAAAAGCCAAGTACCTTCTAAACGGCATTGATGAAAACCTAGGAGGGGTGCTTGAAGTGACTGAAATCAATACGGGGAATCAGTCGCCTACTTACTATCGTGAGATGTCTTACGCCCGAATGGATATGGCTGAGGCCGAATCTAGTCAAGACCCATCTATTGAATTCCAAAAGATTAAGCTACGCTACGAGGTAAGAGCTGTGTTTGAAATTCGCTAG
- a CDS encoding cob(I)yrinic acid a,c-diamide adenosyltransferase, with product MKIYTKTGDKGETSLYGGSRVSKADLRIEAIGTVDELNAQIGLLRDQPINASRQDKFQWIQDNLFVVGAIMASQVDQSSVPELSADSTSWLEREIDQMDSELAPMRFFILPGGHPVVSQAHVARCVCRRAERCVVRLSENDSVDPLLTTFLNRLSDYLFVLARYLGKELGVEEIPWKPNKP from the coding sequence ATGAAAATATATACTAAAACTGGGGACAAAGGAGAGACTTCATTGTACGGAGGAAGCCGGGTTTCTAAAGCTGATCTGCGAATAGAAGCCATTGGCACAGTCGATGAGCTAAACGCTCAAATTGGACTACTCCGAGACCAGCCTATCAATGCTTCCCGTCAGGATAAATTTCAGTGGATACAGGATAATCTTTTTGTGGTGGGCGCCATTATGGCCAGCCAAGTTGATCAATCTAGCGTACCGGAATTGTCGGCGGATAGCACCTCGTGGCTTGAGCGGGAGATTGATCAGATGGACAGCGAACTTGCCCCCATGCGATTTTTTATTTTGCCGGGCGGCCATCCGGTAGTTTCTCAAGCCCACGTAGCCCGTTGCGTGTGCCGACGTGCAGAACGTTGTGTGGTAAGATTATCCGAAAACGATTCGGTAGACCCGCTGCTAACTACTTTTCTTAATCGGCTCTCTGACTATTTGTTTGTACTCGCTCGGTATCTGGGTAAAGAACTAGGGGTAGAAGAGATTCCCTGGAAACCAAATAAGCCTTAG
- the xseA gene encoding exodeoxyribonuclease VII large subunit has protein sequence MQYFSLYELNQKIKSALSAELEPKYWVVAEIGEMRVGQNGHCYLDLVEKNDNYLYAKTRATIWCNTYRGLGGWFESITGEALRPGLKILAQVEVSFHHLYGLSLNVKDIDAQFTLGERALKRQEVINQLVEDGVFDMNKGLTLTETPQKLAVISSPTAAGLGDFMDQLQENRFGYGFSVELFKAKMQGNEAAESIIQALHRIFGLHDQQKASSYDCVIIIRGGGAQVDLDCFDSYDLAAHVAQFPIPVITGIGHERDETVIDLIAHTRKKTPTAVAEFLIEQLYAFEVKLDEQMRVLMQLAESIIAEQNYRLEKLASTLKLSVTSHLLNQSHQLARLTDGLKSTSSTVLTRQLEYTSQLNERLERSTRKVMQEQYRDLESTEKLLQLLHPDAILQRGFSVTYIDGVPLQAVTQPEVGAKLITKTHRAVYLSNLEKVTQSENAEEEISRP, from the coding sequence ATGCAGTACTTCAGCTTATATGAATTAAACCAGAAGATTAAATCGGCTTTATCGGCTGAGCTAGAACCAAAGTATTGGGTTGTGGCTGAGATAGGTGAGATGCGAGTAGGGCAGAACGGACATTGCTACTTAGACCTAGTAGAAAAAAACGACAACTACCTGTATGCAAAGACTAGAGCCACAATTTGGTGCAATACTTACCGGGGACTGGGCGGTTGGTTTGAATCTATTACTGGGGAAGCTTTGCGACCAGGCTTAAAAATTCTGGCGCAAGTGGAGGTGAGTTTCCACCACCTGTACGGGTTAAGCCTGAACGTAAAAGATATTGACGCTCAATTTACACTGGGCGAACGTGCGCTAAAGCGACAAGAAGTTATCAATCAGTTGGTTGAGGACGGTGTGTTTGATATGAACAAAGGGCTGACCCTCACGGAGACCCCGCAAAAGTTGGCAGTAATTAGCTCTCCCACCGCAGCGGGGTTAGGAGATTTTATGGATCAGCTTCAGGAGAACCGGTTTGGCTACGGTTTTTCTGTAGAACTATTCAAAGCGAAAATGCAGGGCAACGAAGCAGCCGAGAGCATAATTCAGGCACTGCACCGTATTTTCGGCCTACACGATCAACAGAAGGCCAGTAGTTACGACTGTGTAATTATCATTAGAGGGGGAGGGGCACAGGTTGATCTTGACTGTTTTGATAGTTACGATCTGGCCGCACACGTAGCTCAGTTTCCCATTCCGGTAATTACGGGCATTGGACACGAGCGGGACGAAACGGTTATCGACCTGATTGCTCATACCCGTAAGAAAACCCCTACGGCGGTCGCTGAATTTTTGATTGAGCAGCTTTATGCGTTTGAGGTAAAACTGGATGAGCAAATGCGAGTACTGATGCAACTAGCGGAAAGTATAATAGCTGAGCAAAACTACCGTCTGGAAAAGCTAGCCTCAACGTTAAAGCTGTCGGTCACATCGCACTTACTTAACCAGTCGCATCAACTAGCACGATTGACCGATGGCTTAAAGAGTACTTCATCTACCGTGCTTACTCGTCAGTTAGAGTACACCAGTCAACTAAATGAACGGCTGGAGCGAAGCACACGAAAAGTGATGCAGGAGCAGTATCGTGATCTAGAGTCTACCGAAAAATTGTTGCAACTACTCCACCCAGATGCAATTTTACAACGGGGGTTTAGTGTGACGTATATTGATGGTGTTCCTTTACAAGCAGTGACCCAGCCGGAAGTAGGGGCTAAATTAATTACAAAAACGCATCGGGCTGTATACCTTAGTAATTTAGAAAAAGTGACCCAATCAGAAAATGCCGAAGAAGAAATCAGCCGCCCCTGA
- the xseB gene encoding exodeoxyribonuclease VII small subunit, whose amino-acid sequence MPKKKSAAPESYQAAMQELQEIVDAVENQELDVDTLSEKVKHALALVQFCKSRLRATEEDLNQAFKED is encoded by the coding sequence ATGCCGAAGAAGAAATCAGCCGCCCCTGAGAGTTATCAGGCAGCCATGCAAGAGTTACAAGAAATTGTTGATGCGGTAGAAAACCAGGAGCTAGATGTAGATACGTTATCGGAGAAAGTAAAGCACGCCCTTGCGTTAGTACAGTTTTGTAAAAGTCGCCTTAGGGCTACGGAAGAAGATCTTAATCAGGCTTTTAAAGAAGATTAA